One genomic segment of Suncus etruscus isolate mSunEtr1 chromosome 15, mSunEtr1.pri.cur, whole genome shotgun sequence includes these proteins:
- the FBXL18 gene encoding F-box/LRR-repeat protein 18 — protein MASVGEDSGAGDGAHLLGFSDEILLHILRHVPSIDLVLSVRRVCQRLSALCGDRSLTHTVLLQKDYEATEDKVKQLVRVIGHEVQQLDMTGCYWLSGATVEHVARCHRLVKVNLAGCHLTSLRLSKMLSALPLLRSLAIDVSPGFDASQLSSECKATLSRVRELKQTLFTPSYGVVPCCSSLEKLLLYFEILDRSREGAVLSGQLLVGQSNVPRYQSLRVFYARLAPGYINQEVVRLYLAVLSDRTPENLHAFLISVPGTFAESGATKNLLDSMARQVALDALQLPRSWLNGSALLQQLRFRKPVHVSFSRCALSGSHLLHRLLDGGGHDLCSLASLNLSGCAHCLSPEALPRKAEDDIDSTLLEALVTACGQLRHLNLSAAHHHSAEGPGRHLCQLLANLRHLRSLALPVCSVADSAPRADRAPAQPAAMHAAPRGFGKKVRLGVPTYPGPGSCPGPQPQPASVFWSLLKSIPFLERLELIGSNFSSAMPRNEPAIRNSLPPCSRAQSVGDSEVAAIGQLAFLRHLTLAQLPSVLTGSGLVCIGVQCQQLQSLSLANLGMLGKVGYMAALADMLRHCSRLRDLRLEQPYFSANAQFFQALSQCSALQRLCLVSRSGTMQPEAVLAFMDRCLHVIMCHMFTGESLATCRSLQQSLLRSFQAKRPALNVVIFPLLHEGLADAIRDVPLMHLDEITLFKSRVAEEPPNLWW, from the exons ATGGCGAGCGTGGGAGAG GATAGCGGTGCTGGGGACGGCGCCCACCTGCTGGGCTTCTCCGATGAGATCCTGCTGCATATCCTACGTCATGTGCCCAGCATAGACCTGGTGCTGAGCGTGCGGCGCGTGTGCCAGAGGTTATCAGCTCTGTGCGGCGACCGGAGCCTCACACACACGGTGCTGCTACAAAAGGACTATGAG GCTACTGAAGACAAGGTGAAGCAGCTGGTGCGGGTCATCGGCCACGAGGTGCAGCAGCTGGACATGACCGGCTGCTACTGGCTGTCAGGTGCCACGGTGGAGCATGTGGCCCGCTGCCACCGCCTGGTGAAGGTAAACCTGGCCGGCTGCCACCTCACCTCACTGCGCCTCTCCAAGATGTTGTCAGCACTGCCACTCCTACGCTCTCTGGCCATCGATGTAAGCCCTGGCTTCGATGCCAGCCAACTGAGCAGTGAGTGCAAGGCCACCCTGAGCCGCGTACGGGAGCTGAAGCAGACGCTTTTCACGCCCTCGTACGGCGTGGTGCCCTGCTGCAGCAGCCTGGAGAAGCTACTGCTCTACTTTGAGATCCTGGACCGCTCGCGGGAAGGCGCGGTGCTCTCAGGCCAGCTGctggtgggccagagcaatgtgCCGCGCTACCAGAGCCTGCGGGTCTTCTATGCGCGTCTGGCACCGGGCTACATCAACCAGGAGGTGGTGCGCCtctacctggctgtgctcagcgaCCGCACGCCCGAGAACCTGCACGCCTTCCTCATCTCCGTGCCAGGTACCTTCGCCGAGAGTGGTGCCACCAAGAACCTGCTGGACTCCATGGCCCGCCAAGTGGCGTTGGACGCGCTGCAGCTGCCCCGCTCATGGCTCAACGGCTCGGCGCTGCTGCAGCAGCTGCGCTTCCGCAAGCCTGTCCACGTGAGCTTCAGCCGCTGCGCGCTCTCGGGATCCCACCTGCTGCATCGCCTGCTGGATGGTGGAGGCCATGACCTGTGCAGTCTGGCTAGCCTCAACCTCAGTGGCTGCGCACACTGCCTGTCCCCCGAAGCGCTGCCCCGGAAGGCTGAGGACGACATTGACAGTACCCTTCTGGAGGCACTGGTTACTGCCTGTGGCCAGCTACGCCACCTCAACCTGTCGGCCGCCCACCACCACAGCGCTGAGGGGCCAGGCCGCCACCTTTGCCAGCTGCTGGCCAACCTGCGCCACCTTCGCTCCCTGGCACTGCCCGTCTGCTCCGTGGCTGACTCTGCGCCACGGGCTGACCGCGCCCCAGCCCAGCCGGCCGCCATGCATGCAGCACCCCGCGGCTTTGGCAAGAAGGTACGCCTTGGCGTGCCCACCTATCCGGGCCCCGGCTCCTGCCCTGGCCCGCAGCCCCAGCCTGCCTCAGTGTTCTGGTCGCTGCTCAAGAGCATCCCCTTCCTGGAGCGCCTGGAGCTCATTGGCTCCAACTTCTCGTCGGCCATGCCCCGCAACGAGCCAGCCATTCGCAACTCGCTGCCACCCTGCAGCCGCGCCCAGAGCGTCGGTGACTCCGAGGTGGCTGCCATCGGGCAGCTGGCCTTCCTCCGCCACCTGACGCTGGCTCAGCTGCCCAGTGTGCTCACAGGCTCCGGGCTGGTATGCATCGGCGTGCAGTGCCAGCAGCTCCAGTCGCTGTCGCTAGCTAACCTGGGCATGCTGGGCAAGGTGGGCTACATGGCCGCCCTCGCTGACATGCTGCGGCACTGCTCACGGCTGCGGGACCTCAG GCTGGAGCAGCCATACTTCAGCGCGAATGCCCAGTTCTTCCAGGCGCTGAGCCAGTGCTCGGCCCTGCAGAGGCTCTGCCTAGTGTCTCGCAGTGGCACGATGCAGCCCGAGGCTGTGCTGGCCTTCATGGACCGCTGCTTGCACGTCATCATGTGCCACATGTTCACTGGGGAATCCCTGGCGACCTGCAGGAGCCTGCAGCAGTCTCTGCTCCGGAG TTTCCAGGCCAAGCGGCCGGCGCTGAATGTGGTCATCTTCCCGCTGCTGCACGAGGGCCTGGCCGATGCCATCCGCGATGTCCCGCTCATGCACCTGGACGAGATCACCCTGTTCAAGAGCCGGGTGGCCGAGGAGCCTCCCAACCTGTGGTGGTGA